The sequence TCTATTTTTAAAATAAAGCATAAGATAAAAAATGAAATATAAAATTTCTCTGTTGTTAATTGTATCGTTCATTAGCCTCCATTCACAAAATAAAAATCAAACAGACGTACCAGGTTTGTCGTCAATTTCCAAACAAAGTTTAATGAAAACAGTTAGCTATCTTGCTTCAAAAGAATTAGCGGGAAGATTATCCGGCAGCAAAGGTTATAATAAAGCGGCATATTTTATTGCGAACGAATTTTCTTACCTAAACCTTAAACCGCTTGGTGATGAAAATTATTTTCAAAAATTTAAAGTTGAATACAACGAAATTAATTCACCTATAAAACTTAATTTAGTTGATGAAGGAATAATCAAAAAAGAATATAAACTTGGGAAAGATTTTGTGTGCCGCGGATTTACAGGAGCAAATCACTTAACTGCTCCGCTGGCTTTTGTTGGTTATGGATTAACGAAACCCGGAATTGGTTATGATGATTATGCCGGTATGGATGTTAAAGGAAAAATAGTAATTGCCTTTAAATACAATCCCAAATGGAGAATTAATGATACATCAGATTGGGGTGAAGGATCAATCAGATACAAAATTTCTAACGCTGCTAAACATGGAGCTGTTGCTCTGCTACTGGTTTCATTTCCCAATGATGCAAAGCCACAAAAAACTATTTTAAGTATTCTTGAAGGTGAAGGGGAGCAGAAAGAGGATTTTCCATCTTTGCATATTGATATTCCGGTTGCAGATGAATTTCTTACCGGAAGCGGATTTTCGTTAAAAGAACTTGAAACAAAAATTGATTCGCTAAAAAAACCAAATTCAATTTTATTAAAAACTTCTGCTGAAGTTGATGTGCATTCAAAATATTTTAAAGAACAGGAAACGATGAACCTTGTTGGTTTACTTGAAGGATCGGATGAAAAACTGAAGGATGAATATCTTGTTATCGGCGCTCATTTAGATCATGTAGGTAGCCAAGGTGGGGAAATATTTGCTCCTGGAGCAAATGATAATGCTTCCGGCTCAGCCGCTGTTTTAGAAATTGCAAGAACTTTTATTGCAAATAATATAAAACCCAAACGCTCAATTATTTTTGTATTATTTGCAAGTGAGGAAATTGGATTAGCCGGCGCAAAGCATTTTGTAGATAATCCTCCAGTTCCGCTTGATAAAATTACAGCAATGATTAATCTTGATTGTGTCGGTTATGGAGACAGCATCCAGGTTGGTAATGGCTTGAGTTCGCCACAATTATGGCAGCTTGCAAGGAGAAACGATTCCCTTTACACAAAAATGATGGTTAGGACTACGTGGGCTGGCGGCGGCGCAGATGCAACACCGTTTCATCAGAAAAAAATTCCGTGCGCTTACTTTGTTACAACTAACAGCTACGAACATCTGCATTGTTTAACCGATACACCAGAAACTTTAAACAAGGATTTGTTTGAAAGAATAACAAAGCTGGCTTACTTAACTGCATATGAAGCAGCTTGTGGAATTTACAAAAAAGAGGAAGTAAAATAAAATTATACCAAAAGCAGTTACTCTTTTAACCGGTTATCCTACCAAAGCGGAAACTATTTTTAACTGGGTGGAAAAATATTTGTTGCAAAGTATTTGGCTGATTAAAATCAATCAGGTTTAATAAACAGATAAATAATTGTGCAAATTTTCCCTTGTCTACAAAAAGGGGTTACGATTTACGTAACCCCCCAGGTATGTGAATGAAATTATTTTACACGTCCCAATATTTGCATTCGTCATATCCACCATTTGATTTTGCACAACACAAAACAATTTCTATAAATAATATATAGTATTTGTTAACCTGGCAGGCTTCAAGTGGACAGGCAAGGATGCATCTATCACAACCGATGCACCAATCCATATCAATTTGTAAGTTTCCATTTTTGTTGATATAAATTGCTTCCATTTCGCAAACTTTTACACAAGGGTATTGTCTTCGGACCATAATATCTCCTAAAAATTTATTAATAATTTTTAATTCTAAAATAATTATTTAACTTTTTTTAATATGGATAAATCGATTTCTTAAACCTACCCGATCAATGTTTGCAAGCAATTTAATAGTTTTACCAGGTTCCAATAACAAAACGTCACCATTAGCAAGACCGGTAACATAAGCAAAAGAGCCATCTGCATTCAATAAATTTACATTTACTGTTTGCAATTTAAACGAATCATTGTTGTTAATAATTTTTGTTACAAGATTAACACCCTTTCTGGCATTAGTAATTGAGCTTAAAGGAATTTTGGATACGTTTTCGCCGGTTGTTTTGCTTAGGTTTGCACTTACAACGTAATTTGGTTCTTTGGATATTGCTTTGTCTAACTTGGAATGTGTTTCAACATCTCCTGTATCTGTAACTTTAGAACAGGAGCTGTTTATTGAGATGAGTAAAGGAGCCCCCAATAAAATTGCACCGTATTTTAAAAAGTCTTTACGGTTTAGTTTTTTAGTAAATTGCATAGAACCTCCAATGAATGTTAAAATAAATGATTAGTTAATTGGCATTTCAAAAATATAAATTCGACAGTCTTATCCAAGATTTTTTTTAACTTTTTTAATTTGGGCTTATAACAATAATAATGCCGGACAGATGCTAAAACATCCGTTTTTAAGGTTTACATCAGCTTAAAAATTAAATTGGAAGGTAATAGATTTTCAGATAGAAGAATTAGCGGTTAAACAAAAAATCCCAAAATGATTTCGATTTTTTTTGGCTCCTCCAAAATTTAATGTATTTATCCTGTGTAATAAGTCCGATTGGTCCCTCATAAATACCCCCATCGATCCAGCCATCATAAACTCTAACAGCAATAATGTTATCACCAGTTTTTAATAAATTTTCCGGAATATAATATCCTCTAAACTTCTGATATTCCTGATCTACAGAAATTTTATTCTCTTGAACTTGCATTCGACCTGTTGAACCAATCATTTTACCATTTATGAATACTTCATCTAAATCATCTATTTTACCAAGCATTAGTACAAGTTTTTTATTTTTAAGATTTTCGGGCAAAGTGATTTTTTTTCTGTACCAGGCAAAACCATCATAGTTTTCATATCCTTGAGATTCCCAATTTGCAGGCACAAATATCTGTGACCATTCCTTATCATTATAATTTGCTCCTTTCCACTCATTCTCGTCCCCGGTTTTAAACTTCCACATTCCTTCCAAAACAACGTCAGCTTGCAATACATTGGTTTGATAATAAAATCCAATATCACCATTAACAATTCCACCACCCAGTTGCGCATCATAAACTCTAACTGCCAGAACATTTTCGCTATTAAATTTAATAAGGTAATTTGGAACATAATATTTTCTAAAAGCACTATATGCAGTATTATATTCAGGGGGAAAAGATCCCGAAGCGCCAATTGGAGTACCATTTAAATAAACTTCATCAACATCATCTATATAACCAAGAAACAAGAAAATACTTTTTCCTTTAAGATCATTTGGACAGAAAAAATGTTTGCGGTACCAGGCATATCCATCATATCCGTAGAATCCTTGATCTTCCCAGGGAGAAGGAACTTTAATTTCTTCCCAGCTCTTGTCTTTGTAATTTGGAAGAGACCATTGTTTATCATCCCCAATTGAGAATTTCCATAAACCTTTTAGGTTTAATATCCTCTCCCAATCGCGCGCAAACAGATTTTGGGATGACGTGAAAGTAATTATACTTAACAACAATATTTTTTTTATGAAGCTCATTAATGTTTTCTATTGTAATTATAATTTATAAACTATTATTAGAGAGATAGTCATAATCAAGTAAAAAATTGTAAAATTTTGTCATACCCTACTTTATTTTTTATTTTCCTACTTCAGAAATTTGAACTATTCCCATTACTTTTAAATATTCATTATAAATTGCCGTACACATTCTTCTTACTTTCTGATCATTATCTTTTTCAGCAAAAGTTTTTACCAAATCAATACCATCAGCTTCTCCAATTTGATATAAAGACAAGGCTATTAGTATTCTATTGCTTGGGAATGTTTCTTTTTTTAATTGCTCCATTAACTCATTTTTTAATTCTGACAATTTGTATTTTCCAACCATATAAATACTGCTTCTTCTTAAACCATTATTTTCAGATTTTATTCCCAGCTTTAAGTTTTCAATTGCTGCTTTGGTTTTATCAACTTTATTTGATATGGGATCGCAGGCTGAATAAGCATTTGCATATATTGCGGTTAATGCAACTGCTATTAAAAAAAATTTGGTCGTCATATTTTGTTTCATTTTTATGTCTCCTTTATTTGATGAATATTTTTCTTTATTCATCATTTTAGACGGAAACCAGAAGAGTAGAGTTGTCAAGCGAAAGTAAAGTGTTGTAAAAGAATGTCACATCTAAAAATTTAAGGGGAGTAGGCGGATCTTTTTATTTGATGAAGAATCCTCTAAGAAAAGTATAAACAATCCCAGCTTTAATATCTTAAATATTGAACCACATTTGTTTCAGTTTAATTTGATTGCTTAATCAAGCAATTTATAACCAATTCCATGCACAGTTAAAATTATCTTGGGATTGTTTGAATCAATCTCAATTTTCTGACGGAGTTTTAAAATGAAGTTATCAACAGTGCGCGTTGTTGGGGATTCATCATATCCCCAAATTTTTTGTAGAAGCTCATCACGGCTAACTGTTTTGTTTTTGTTTTCCCAAAGGTAATGGAGAATTTCAAATTCCTTGTGAGACATTTGAACTGATTCGCCATCAGCGTCGGCGTTATAAGAAGTAAAGTTTACTTCTATTTTTCCAATCCTTACCTGTACGTCTTTTTTCTCAGGCACATTTTCTTCGGATCTTCGCAGGATGGCTTTAATTCTAGCCAGTAGTTCCCGTAAGCTGAATGGTTTTGTAACATAATCATCGGCTCCTAATTCAAGTCCAAGTACTTTATCAATTTCTTCTCCTTTGGCAGTAACCAAAATTACCGGAGTCTTAATCCCTTCTTTTCTTATCCGTTTACATACATCAAAACCTGAAAGTTTGGGAAGCATAACATCAAGAAGGATTAAGTTAAACTGGTTATTAAGAATTTTATTTACCGCTATTTCACCATCTTCAGCATAATCAACTTCATAACCTTCAAATTCAAGATTATCTTTCAAACCCATTCTCATATGAGTTTCATCTTCAACAATTAAAATCTTTATCATTTTATTCTCCTAAAATTTATCTTAAATTTTTACTGGTAATGAAATTTTAAAACTGCTTCCTTTACCAGGATTACTATCCACTGTTATTTTAGCCTTATGCACATCCACAATGTACTTTACTAATGATAAGCCCAATCCCGTTCCTTTAGTGTTGTGCAAATTTCCAGAAGTAACACGGTAGAATTTTTCAAAAATTCTTTTCTGATCTTCTTTAGAAATACCAATTCCACAATCCTGAACTTCTACATATACTGATTCTTTTTCTTTACCCGTTTTTATAGTTATATCTTTTTTTGTGTCACTGTACTTTACAGCATTATCAATTAAGTTTATTATTGCTTCTGATAAAGCTTCTTTATCTGCTTTTACAGGTGAAAGATTTTCTTCTTTCTGAAATGAAAAAACAAATCCATTGCTTTGAAGATGATAGGTGTATGTATTAAAAATATTTTCCACAAGATTGTTAAGATCCGTTTCCTCTAAATGATATTTTATTTTCCCCGCTTCCATTTTGGAAAAATTAAGAATCTTATTAACAATCTTGCTTAACCTGTTAGCTTCCTGGCTGATGATCTTATAATACTCTTTCTTTTTTTCTTCAGTTTTTACACGCTCCAATTCCAATGTTTCAGCAAACATTGTAATCAAAGCTAATGGGGTTCTTAATTCGTGAGACACATTAGAAACGAAATCCGATTTTATCTGCGCCAGCTCAATTTCTTTTCTTATACTTTTATATGCTAACCACAAACCAGTAATCAGAACAATGTTTAATAGTACAATTAACGCCAGGTTAAATTGTGATCTTGCATTTACCAGACCACTAATTGTTTCCCCTTTTAGTGTAATACCAAGGCTATAATCTGGAAGGAGCCAAAGGGATTTTCTTTGTTCAATCTTATTAATATCAATTTCTTCTGTGGAATATATAATTCTATTATTTGAATTATTAAATACAGTTATTGTAAATTTTTGCTGCGAAACATTTTGTAGTTTTGGTAAAAGAATTTGCCTGATAAAAACATTCGGATCGAAAATGATAACACAAATTTTAGCTTTGCTGTATTTGGCATTTAACAAGAACATAATTACGGAATTGTTTCCTACGGTTGAATCCTGAAGGGTTTCAAATTTTTGGTAACCTCCTTGTTTATAGGTGAATAATCTTCTGGTTTTACTTTCATTAGCAAAAATAATCTTCTTTGCAGTCTCCACATTAAAGGCTGAGAATTTTTTAGCTTTAGTTGGGAAAAAATCTATGTCCTGGTTGGGAATACTGTCAGTAAAAAAAATTAAGTTGATTGATGTATTTAAACTTAAAAATTCATCGATTCGTTTCTGGAATTCCGAAACATTTTTTTGTTTATCAATTAAAGCAAGGTTTAACTTTGTTGCCCAGGTGCCAACTATATCTTCAGAATATTGGTTTACTGAAAAAAGAATTGCATCCAGTTGGTTGTTATAAATTGATTGTATTACTTTTTCATTTTCACTTAAAGAACTAAGTTCATAAATAGAAAAAAATAGCGCCGGTAACAATATTATTAAAAAAAGTATTAATCCAATTCTGGTAATTGGTTTTTGATTAGACAAAGACGATAATTTTCTATTCATATTTACCTGCTAAGAAAAATAATGAAAAGTGATAATATATGATAGAGACATTTATTGAATCATCAAATATTCGGTTCACATTAAAAATCCCCCACTAAATTTTGTTTTGTTTTTCCCAGCTACAAGAATAGTAAGCAAATTTATTCTTAACAATCCGGTTGTGAAATCAATAGAGAAGTTCTCAAAAAGAAAAGATTACTACATTTTATGTCTAAAAAAATTTAATCGGTAATAATTATCTTCAATTGGAGATATTTAACCAGTATAAATTCACCGTAAAAATTTATTCTCTTTTTTTTATCCGTTTTTCAATTTATTATTGCGGCACCTTCTTTGCTAAGTCATAAGAAGTTCTTAAAATATGCAAGGAGTGCAATTATGTTTAGAGTAACTTTAAAGGGGTCGCTCAAAATGGCACTTCTGGTAACTTTGTTATTTACAAAAGCGTTTTCTCAAAATTTTGTCTACACTCAAAATTTTGAAACCATAAATCCATTCAAATTTTGGACTTCAAACGCCACCTACACAATAAACTTTTTTGGTCCATCCAGCGATCGATTTGTTGACGGGACAAAATCTTTGAAGATGGATATTACGATTAATGGGAATGGTACAAACGATTGCTATTATTATTGGACCTTACCTGTTTCCGTTAATCTTCATGGTAAAATGGATTTTTCTGTTTACTTATGGATGGATAGTCCAACAGCGCAACTTGTAAAGCTTGGTTATGATTATGATTTTCCACCCACTGGACTTACACGAATACCCGGGGCGCCAGCGGTTACACAATTTAACACCTGGTTTAACCAAAAAATAAGTTTATCTGATGATATAATTTATCATGCAGATTACTTTGCTCACAATAAAATATATGGCTCTACCTATGATGACTTTGGCAGGCAGCTTGGGTTTATTCCTTTAATGATTAAAGCCAAAGGTTCGCATCGCTTAGTTTTTTATATTGATAAACTTGAACTAAAAGGAACCGTTCTCGATCAAACCACTTTTCCATTACAATACACCGCATGGTGGGCAGCTTTTCAAACAAAGCTATTAGGAATTGTAACACTAAAACATACTGAGCGACTTGCACTTCCTCCAATTCCCAACATTACTGGTTTAACGCTTACTTCAAAAGGACAGGCATATTACAATAGTCTTCAGAAAGCGAATACCGATATTAATAATCTATTTGGAATGATGGATGGTAAACCATACTTTGCTCCAACTGTAATGGATTCACTTGAAGAGCTTATTGGTTTATGGCCTAGTTGGGTTCAATTATTAAACGTAGAAATAAATAATCAAGCCGCTAAATTAGTTCCCTTCTCAATCAATCCAACTCAATACAATAGATTAACCGGAACCAATATACCTGGCGACATAATTTCAAATCCAAAGTTTACTGCACGCGTTTGTGCAAGTGAGTATGAACCTTTTTCTTTATTTCTTCAGGCAAGAGCTGCGGTAAATAATATTAAAGTTCAGTGGACTTCTTTAACTGGAAGCGGCGGAACAATTCCTGCATCCGCTCTTGATGCTTTTATTGCTAAAGTTTGGTACCAGAATGGTTATGATATTAATGGAAGAACGGGTAAATGGCTAACTCAGGAATTGCTTATAAAAAATGATGCTTTAATTTTAGTTGATGAAACAGCAAAAACAAATTCACTTCTTGTTCAAAGAACAGATGGAACTACTTATTATATTAATATCAGCGGAACAAGCACCTCCATCCCAACAAATGTAAAAATAAAAGATGCCGCAGTATTACAACCATTCTCTTTAACAGCGGACAGAAATAAACAACTTTGGTTTACACTTCATGTTCCAGCAAATACAGCACCTGGTAAGTATACAGGTAACATTACAATTACAGCAGATGTAATTGGAACAGTTACAACAATACCAGTGGAAATAGAAGTTCTGTCATTCAAATTAAATCCTTCTCGCTTAAGTTATTCTCTCTATTACCACGGTTATGTTGATGACGCAAATTGGCAGAAAGATCCTTTCACTTCATTTGCAAAAAGCAGCAACCAATACAAAATTGAAATGACTGATATGAAAGAGCACGGTGTTCTTTATCCAACAACTTATCAATCGCTTAACAATATTGGAGCAGA comes from Ignavibacteriales bacterium and encodes:
- a CDS encoding M20/M25/M40 family metallo-hydrolase, with protein sequence MKYKISLLLIVSFISLHSQNKNQTDVPGLSSISKQSLMKTVSYLASKELAGRLSGSKGYNKAAYFIANEFSYLNLKPLGDENYFQKFKVEYNEINSPIKLNLVDEGIIKKEYKLGKDFVCRGFTGANHLTAPLAFVGYGLTKPGIGYDDYAGMDVKGKIVIAFKYNPKWRINDTSDWGEGSIRYKISNAAKHGAVALLLVSFPNDAKPQKTILSILEGEGEQKEDFPSLHIDIPVADEFLTGSGFSLKELETKIDSLKKPNSILLKTSAEVDVHSKYFKEQETMNLVGLLEGSDEKLKDEYLVIGAHLDHVGSQGGEIFAPGANDNASGSAAVLEIARTFIANNIKPKRSIIFVLFASEEIGLAGAKHFVDNPPVPLDKITAMINLDCVGYGDSIQVGNGLSSPQLWQLARRNDSLYTKMMVRTTWAGGGADATPFHQKKIPCAYFVTTNSYEHLHCLTDTPETLNKDLFERITKLAYLTAYEAACGIYKKEEVK
- a CDS encoding 4Fe-4S binding protein, which encodes MVRRQYPCVKVCEMEAIYINKNGNLQIDMDWCIGCDRCILACPLEACQVNKYYILFIEIVLCCAKSNGGYDECKYWDV
- a CDS encoding beta galactosidase jelly roll domain-containing protein, whose product is MSFIKKILLLSIITFTSSQNLFARDWERILNLKGLWKFSIGDDKQWSLPNYKDKSWEEIKVPSPWEDQGFYGYDGYAWYRKHFFCPNDLKGKSIFLFLGYIDDVDEVYLNGTPIGASGSFPPEYNTAYSAFRKYYVPNYLIKFNSENVLAVRVYDAQLGGGIVNGDIGFYYQTNVLQADVVLEGMWKFKTGDENEWKGANYNDKEWSQIFVPANWESQGYENYDGFAWYRKKITLPENLKNKKLVLMLGKIDDLDEVFINGKMIGSTGRMQVQENKISVDQEYQKFRGYYIPENLLKTGDNIIAVRVYDGWIDGGIYEGPIGLITQDKYIKFWRSQKKSKSFWDFLFNR
- a CDS encoding HEAT repeat domain-containing protein gives rise to the protein MKQNMTTKFFLIAVALTAIYANAYSACDPISNKVDKTKAAIENLKLGIKSENNGLRRSSIYMVGKYKLSELKNELMEQLKKETFPSNRILIALSLYQIGEADGIDLVKTFAEKDNDQKVRRMCTAIYNEYLKVMGIVQISEVGK
- a CDS encoding response regulator transcription factor, encoding MIKILIVEDETHMRMGLKDNLEFEGYEVDYAEDGEIAVNKILNNQFNLILLDVMLPKLSGFDVCKRIRKEGIKTPVILVTAKGEEIDKVLGLELGADDYVTKPFSLRELLARIKAILRRSEENVPEKKDVQVRIGKIEVNFTSYNADADGESVQMSHKEFEILHYLWENKNKTVSRDELLQKIWGYDESPTTRTVDNFILKLRQKIEIDSNNPKIILTVHGIGYKLLD
- a CDS encoding HAMP domain-containing sensor histidine kinase; the protein is MNRKLSSLSNQKPITRIGLILFLIILLPALFFSIYELSSLSENEKVIQSIYNNQLDAILFSVNQYSEDIVGTWATKLNLALIDKQKNVSEFQKRIDEFLSLNTSINLIFFTDSIPNQDIDFFPTKAKKFSAFNVETAKKIIFANESKTRRLFTYKQGGYQKFETLQDSTVGNNSVIMFLLNAKYSKAKICVIIFDPNVFIRQILLPKLQNVSQQKFTITVFNNSNNRIIYSTEEIDINKIEQRKSLWLLPDYSLGITLKGETISGLVNARSQFNLALIVLLNIVLITGLWLAYKSIRKEIELAQIKSDFVSNVSHELRTPLALITMFAETLELERVKTEEKKKEYYKIISQEANRLSKIVNKILNFSKMEAGKIKYHLEETDLNNLVENIFNTYTYHLQSNGFVFSFQKEENLSPVKADKEALSEAIINLIDNAVKYSDTKKDITIKTGKEKESVYVEVQDCGIGISKEDQKRIFEKFYRVTSGNLHNTKGTGLGLSLVKYIVDVHKAKITVDSNPGKGSSFKISLPVKI